Proteins from a single region of Hordeum vulgare subsp. vulgare chromosome 6H, MorexV3_pseudomolecules_assembly, whole genome shotgun sequence:
- the LOC123402571 gene encoding prolyl-tRNA synthetase associated domain-containing protein 1 isoform X2, producing the protein MGRTKDELLARLEELKIDFKRYDHPVVLTVEEQAKHVGNFGGALTKNLLLKDKKHRLYIVSALADTKVDMKILSQRLGLGKGGVRMAPEENLRQVLQVPLGCVTPFALFNESASAVSLLLDQGLKSKQSCYFHPLTNDVTIALSSSNLDKFLLSIGKQPAYVDLEASPVVGKDNPPDLADLVPTGALSSSEESVENPTPKAAPKINAPKEKTCLPVKAKPKVSNKEAESSESKVPANNGANVEIFATDVLDVIFPLFLSEASKKLNIKEEELTKILKLEDFRGRAAPDLESLTNMFKNMAYTAGFHAGFDTMLKSGLGGMPSRK; encoded by the exons ATGGGTCGCACCAAGGACGAGCTCCTCGCGCGCCTTGAG GAGCTTAAGATCGATTTCAAGCGCTACGACCACCCGGTTGTGTTGACGGTCGAGGAGCAG GCCAAACATGTGGGAAATTTCGGTGGCGCTTTGACCAAGAATCTACTTCTGAAG gACAAGAAGCACCGACTGTACATTGTTTCTGCACTTGCTGACACCAAAGTTGACATGAAAA TTCTGTCCCAGCGTCTTGGTTTGGGAAAAGGTGGCGTGCGAATGGCTCCTGAGGAGAATTTGCGTCAAGTGCTTCAG GTACCGTTAGGATGTGTTACTCCATTTGCGCTATTCAATGAGTCTGCGAG TGCCGTCTCATTATTACTGGACCAAGGGTTGAAGTCTAAACAGAGCTGCTACTTCCATCCACTGACAAATGATGTGACTATTG CCCTCAGTTCAAGCAACCTGGACAAGTTTCTCCTCTCCATTGGGAAGCAACCAGCTTATGTAGACTTGGAG GCCTCACCTGTGGTAGGTAAAGATAATCCTCCTGATCTAGCAGATCTTGTGCCTACTGGTGCACTCAGTTCCTCAGAAGAATCAGTTGAGAATCCGACGCCTAAAGCTGCTCCTAAAATCAATGCACCCAAAGAGAAAACATGTCTACCAG TGAAAGCTAAGCCCAAAGTTTCGAACAAGGAGGCAGAAAGTTCAGAGAGTAAAGTTCCTGCTAATAATGGTGCAAATGTTGAGATATTTGCAACTGATGTGCTTGACGTCATCTTCCCATTGTTCCTGTCCGAG GCATCAAAGAAATTGAATATTAAAGAGGAAGAGCTTACTAAAATTTTAAAATTGGAAGACTTTAGAGGACGAGCTGCTCCAGATCTGGAGAGTTTAACG AATATGTTCAAAAACATGGCATACACTGCAGGATTTCATGCTGGCTTCGATACCATGCTCAAGTCAGGTTTAGGTGGGATGCCCTCCCGGAAATAG
- the LOC123402571 gene encoding prolyl-tRNA synthetase associated domain-containing protein 1 isoform X1, producing the protein MGRTKDELLARLEELKIDFKRYDHPVVLTVEEQAKHVGNFGGALTKNLLLKDKKHRLYIVSALADTKVDMKILSQRLGLGKGGVRMAPEENLRQVLQVPLGCVTPFALFNESASAVSLLLDQGLKSKQSCYFHPLTNDVTIALSSSNLDKFLLSIGKQPAYVDLEASPVVGKDNPPDLADLVPTGALSSSEESVENPTPKAAPKINAPKEKTCLPEVKAKPKVSNKEAESSESKVPANNGANVEIFATDVLDVIFPLFLSEASKKLNIKEEELTKILKLEDFRGRAAPDLESLTNMFKNMAYTAGFHAGFDTMLKSGLGGMPSRK; encoded by the exons ATGGGTCGCACCAAGGACGAGCTCCTCGCGCGCCTTGAG GAGCTTAAGATCGATTTCAAGCGCTACGACCACCCGGTTGTGTTGACGGTCGAGGAGCAG GCCAAACATGTGGGAAATTTCGGTGGCGCTTTGACCAAGAATCTACTTCTGAAG gACAAGAAGCACCGACTGTACATTGTTTCTGCACTTGCTGACACCAAAGTTGACATGAAAA TTCTGTCCCAGCGTCTTGGTTTGGGAAAAGGTGGCGTGCGAATGGCTCCTGAGGAGAATTTGCGTCAAGTGCTTCAG GTACCGTTAGGATGTGTTACTCCATTTGCGCTATTCAATGAGTCTGCGAG TGCCGTCTCATTATTACTGGACCAAGGGTTGAAGTCTAAACAGAGCTGCTACTTCCATCCACTGACAAATGATGTGACTATTG CCCTCAGTTCAAGCAACCTGGACAAGTTTCTCCTCTCCATTGGGAAGCAACCAGCTTATGTAGACTTGGAG GCCTCACCTGTGGTAGGTAAAGATAATCCTCCTGATCTAGCAGATCTTGTGCCTACTGGTGCACTCAGTTCCTCAGAAGAATCAGTTGAGAATCCGACGCCTAAAGCTGCTCCTAAAATCAATGCACCCAAAGAGAAAACATGTCTACCAG AAGTGAAAGCTAAGCCCAAAGTTTCGAACAAGGAGGCAGAAAGTTCAGAGAGTAAAGTTCCTGCTAATAATGGTGCAAATGTTGAGATATTTGCAACTGATGTGCTTGACGTCATCTTCCCATTGTTCCTGTCCGAG GCATCAAAGAAATTGAATATTAAAGAGGAAGAGCTTACTAAAATTTTAAAATTGGAAGACTTTAGAGGACGAGCTGCTCCAGATCTGGAGAGTTTAACG AATATGTTCAAAAACATGGCATACACTGCAGGATTTCATGCTGGCTTCGATACCATGCTCAAGTCAGGTTTAGGTGGGATGCCCTCCCGGAAATAG
- the LOC123402572 gene encoding probable E3 ubiquitin-protein ligase RHC1A yields MMPVYGGGGGVVRQRTCRMYWCYECARALRIISYPATDVFCPRCYGRFLHEIDPPPRPALPPPGFFPHHFAPHPTHYHDGNPRRWVVYGAGPSVPGRALRQLPPPVREPTRVHAPAPAPPPRRRVPSPPPAPVATPPAIDPGDYFTGGDLNRLVEELTQNDRPGPAPAPTSAIDSLPTVRIAAQHLSDDGGGSQCPVCKEEFELGEAARQLPCKHVYHSDCIVPWLRLHNSCPVCRFKLPGGAAPSTRRASGSNGGGGARNRDREREPATMVRWGPLSWMVPARGTEDPDDGWEYGRRRHGRPEDGDAGAFYAWWRSLFLL; encoded by the exons ATGATGCCCGtgtacggcggcggcggcggcgtggtgcGGCAGCGGACGTGCCGCATGTACTGGTGCTACGAGTGCGCGCGGGCGCTCCGCATAATCTCCTACCCGGCCACCGACGTCTTCTGCCCGCGCTGCTACGGCCGCTTCCTCCACGAGATCGACCCGCCACCGCGCCCGGCGCTCCCGCCGCCGGGCTTCTTCCCGCACCACTTCGCGCCGCACCCTACGCACTACCACGACGGGAACCCGCGCCGGTGGGTCGTGTACGGCGCTGGGCCCTCGGTGCCCGGCCGCGCGCTCCGCCAGCTGCCCCCGCCGGTGCGGGAGCCGACGCGGGTCCACGCGCCGGCCCCGGCGCCCCCGCCTCGCCGGCGCGTGCCCTCCCCGCCGCCGGCGCCGGTGGCCACGCCCCCGGCCATCGACCCGGGGGACTACTTCACGGGGGGCGACCTGAACCGCCTCGTGGAGGAGCTGACCCAGAACGACCGGCCGGGCCCCGCGCCGGCGCCCACGTCGGCCATCGACTCGCTCCCGACGGTGCGGATCGCCGCGCAGCACCTGTCGGACGACGGCGGCGGGTCACAGTGCCCCGTGTGCAAGGAGGAGTTTGAGCTCGGGGAGGCCGCGCGGCAGCTGCCGTGCAAGCACGTGTACCACTCCGACTGCATCGTGCCCTGGCTCCGCCTCCACAACTCGTGCCCCGTCTGCCGCTTCAAGCTGCCCGGCGGCGCCGCCCCCAGCACGCGTCGCGCCAGCGGCAGCAATGGCGGCGGCGGTGCAAGAAACAGAGACAGGGAGAGGGAGCCGGCGACGATGGTGAGGTGGGGGCCGTTGTCGTGGATGGTGCCGGCGCGCGGGACGGAGGACCCGGACGACGGGTGGGAGTACGGGCGGCGCCGGCACGGCAGGCCCGAGGATGGCGACGCCGGCG CTTTCTACGCGTGGTGGCGCTCCCTGTTTCTTCTCTAG